Genomic window (Gasterosteus aculeatus chromosome 13, fGasAcu3.hap1.1, whole genome shotgun sequence):
CATCAGCTTCGAGGAGGAAAGGGTGAGCGGCTCAcgcgctcttcttcctcacgcTGCAGGAAGGGCAGCGCCATAAGTACCGCGTACCTCAATGTCCACATTGACATTTAACGTTTACAGACCAGTGTTTCAAGTGTTTATGGCCGAGTCATTAAGAACACAATCTTTTGtggtttaaattcattttaatatttgttttgcaggctgaaaaaactaaaaatcatACTTTCCAATGTTGGACGGTTGATTTTAAACTAAAgtctatataaataaataaatatacaatcataaaactatgactaaatgtGTGATTAATCAAATAAGTAAATGATAATATGAAATGTGTAGAAGaatacacagaaacacacaagtacatttatatatttaatgtcCGTCATTTTTATGGTGACAAATAAGTAAGatacttatttattcatttagcatcatatcatatatatgtatatatctcatatatatatatatatatgagagataTATAGAgagatatatagagatatatattatatatataaatatataatatatatcctcatatatatgtgtatatatatatattctgtacacatgagcCATCCACCCACTCTGTGATGGACTCTGTCACTAAGCCTTTGTCCTGTGGGGACGTGTCTGTCCTGTGGGGACGTGTCTCAGTGGGCAGACAGAGTGCAGATGAATCACACGCTGTGACGAGGCTTTTTACTACATGTGGCCTGAGGGATTCGCGGCCCCCCTCAGCAGTGCTTTGGGTGGGTCAGGTGTAGATGACACACGATGGATGCTTCCTTTTGACTCCAGCTGGTCGGATCACAGGAGATGCTCCTCTTTGGTCCCCACGGCGACGCAAGGCGGTGTGATGTAACACACAGTGTTTCTCCTCATAAGCATTAAACGTAAAGTGGACTTGTGTGTCGTTGCAGGTGCAGCTCTCCTTCAACACAGACACTCTCTGTTGAATGAGCCCtgtagagaggaggagaggaggagaggaggagaggagaggaggagaggaggagaggagcccaAACCCGTCTGACTGAGCCCCGAGGCCTGCTGGTTAAACCCTGAAGAGGACCCAAACTGTCTGCACCACTTGGGAGCAGTAGTTCCGTAGGCAGCCTGTGTGTTTCTATCCCCGGGTGGAGGCAGGTGGTGCAGGAGAggagcctgcaggaggagacgctgcagcagcagcagcgcctgcATGTGGATTTTACCCTTCGTCCCAGAATGTTTCCTTCTTATGTATTTTCTTGGGAATGTATCTCAAAGATGGCCGAGTCGGGCGCTTCGGCGACCTTTACTCACGGGGGGCATGTTAGAGACCGCCTGCCAGCGCAGGTCACCCGGAGCCCCCCGGGGGGCCTCATGGAAGAGGAGGACCACTGGTCGTGTAATACAGTCTATTTTTCTGTGGCAAGAAGAAAGTTTTATTTTGGATATTGAAGCGGACAGAGAATGACTTGGTTTGTTCTGCAATAAGTGAAATGCATCCTGGGTAGCGGGACGTGCGTGGAGCTGTTGGCCTTTTGTGAATGTGCGCGTTGTTGTGCCTCCCTTCTCTCACCTCTGACACTGaatgctgctgtttgtgcttTTAACACATTATGTTATGGACCCTGTGAACCATCAGTAATACTTCCATTATTTTATCAGCAGTCCAACAGTCTGATATCAACACCTGCACTGTGACCCTGATCACAGGCGGACCCTGGACACAACACACCGCGGAGGACGTGTTTTATGGAACATCAGCTAGCAGCACTTGATTCCTGTCCAAACTGGTCCACTTCTTCTTTCACAACTTATAACACTCTGATTTTGTGATCGTTACTGTGGCCGTGGGAGGTTTTCCTACTTGGAAACGATTATCATTAAACAGGTAATAAAAGAAGATTGTTGTTCTTTCTTTGGTGCGAGTTAAACTGAAATAGTTGACTTTTATTATGAAAGTACAAACATGAAAACTCATCAATATCTTTGGAGATCCttgtgtgattaaatagagcTGGAAGGATCATCCTGAAACAGACTAatcaataataatcaataatcacaGATCCAACATTTCATATGGATTCATGACGCAAAGCATCGTTCTATTGTCATTTGGATAAAACAGCATCTGGACACCGACGTCAGACCAATCAACCAGTATCTGTTTGTGTGACCGTTTCTGCTTTTACACACAAGTTTGTACATCTGACCCCTGAGAGTGTTTCATCAACACGTCCCCACATTCCTGAAGAATACCGGAGTTATGGACAGTCTGTTTCTTCTACAACAGATACACTACCACTAGCTTTACATTTTCACAGCTTTATTTCTCAGATTTCATTAAATTCAACCCGATATAAAACTCAGCAGTTCATTTATTGACAGATTTAAATAACATTAACTATCATTGTCCAGTTTCTATTGATATGCTTTGCGTTAAGAGTAGACACacgaatggatgaatgaataaaaatgtcataATATTCGTTTGCGGGTTAAAAGAACATCACGTTTGAACGTCGTCCGGAGGATCAGTCTTCatcctcttcgtcctcttcatcctcttcgGCAAAGGCGACGCCCGTCGCCTGCAGCTTCCTGCACACAAACCAGAACACACGATTCAGCAGGAAAAAGTAAATCATTGCTACATTAGCAAGTatggaaaaagacaaaatcaTTCATTGAGGTTATAGAATAGCAGTACTGCATGAAGCAATGCGTCCTAAGATAAGACGTAAGACACCTTCAGAGATGTCGGGGACATGGACAACTAAAGCAGGAGCTTTTGTGATGTGATATGGAACATTTGTTCTGGACACGTTGGACACGTTGGACACGTTGGACCTTTTAGCTCCGGGGTTGATGAGCGAAGCACCCGGAAGTCGTTTCTTCATCGCCTTTGATGGAGTCCAGTTCTGCTGCTGCGGTTTAAACTCTACAGAAACAAATGAGATCTCCATAAAGTGATGGAACaaaaatcaacacacacacacactctgcagatTGGAATACATCTGGATTCATGTGGTGGATATCTTGGCCCTTTGGCATGCGGCCCTGAACGCGTACCTGCAGGCGGCGCTCGGTGACCTTTGACTGGACTGGCAGAGGGGGATCCATCTAGAGGATACAACGACATGGATGATCACTACAGTGCTGATGGATATGATTTGTGCTGCATGAAGGTGCAGCAGCAGATTCAACCATGAAACACCAACAGCAGGGTGGCGAGTGATGCAGAGTGTGAGCGGAGCGTTTACGGTCAGGCCGAGTGAGGCGGGCGGCCATGCTGAACAGCTGCTCCTTCAGCTCCcgcgcggcccgcgggccgtccAGCCTGCACAGCGCCACGCTCTGCTCACCCGACCCGGAGCGCACCCGGACCACCGCACTGGGGCCGTGCGCCACGACGGACGCCTGTCCTCGTCCGCAGGCCGCCCTGGGGGAACACGGACAGAAGTGACGCCGTGGACGAGGCTGGGAGGACGGCCTCGAGGTCCAGAGGACGACGGATCGCGGCCTCACCTCAGCTTCACGATGAAGTCCTCCGTAGACGCCACGGCGAACCTCTGTCTCTAAACAAACAGGGGTCGTTACAAGCAGCCccatggggggtgggggggggggggagaaacttACAAACTGGTTGAGcgtgtcctccgtgtgctcCGTGCTCCACACGTCGGCTGCATCTGTCAAACTCAAGATTCACAAAACGGTGATGAGATCAGtccgcgtgcacacacacacacacacacacacacacacacacacacacacacacacacacacgtgacgaTCGTCACTTTGGATTGAATGATCCCTCTGTTCACATTATTGTGTCCAGCCCTGGACCTATGACCTATGACCCATGTCCTCACTGATGAGCACTTTCAACATCTGGACGATCCATAACAGCGCACAATATTCGCCTTGACGCGCACGTGTAACACGCGCTTCCTCTCACCAGATGTTGGACAGTCCGTGTTCTGCTCGCGAGTAGCAAAGGAGCTCAGGCTGGTCCCTCTGGTCCCGCACAGTGCAGTACTCCGTCCGGGACGCTTCCATGTTTACTTCGACGCGCCGACGGCGGCCGAAGAGGCTCAAAAAGTCGCGTGCGCCTTTCCGCTCAGGTCACAGTTAAAGGGAGAGTCGCACACAGCTCGGGGAGCACACCGCCCCCTGCTGCGCGGGAGCGCGCTGCGCAACCgcctcaaaggtcaaaggtcagccccctcctcctgctcagcGTCCAAAAAGACTCTAGTCCCGCCCACCGGGCACGTTGACCTCTTCATCGCAGtgcgctcctcttcatcaggtGCATGGTCTCTGCAGACCGATGAGAGGAGGCAGATGCACCAACCCTGTGCACACCGTGGAACTGCTGCTGAGGTGGACACTGTCCGCCTCTTCTAGTTGATTGTCTGTCAGCTTCTGACATTTCTATCTGCAGTCTTCATTTTGGATGGACGTTCTGTTTGGGGAGGACCAAGCTGTGGTAGCAGCTGAGGAGCAGCAGCCACATTGCTGCACTGCGTCGGCCGTTGGGGAGTCAGAGTGGTTCTTTCTGCAGCTTGGAGGTCTGCTGGAGGTCAGGACTCGTCCAGCAAGCcacactgtgccccccccccccagtgacaTCTCCTCAGAACAGCTACAGAACGACATGGCCactaaacacaaaataacacattttcaaggtatttaaagttgttttatttccCAATGTACAAAACCAAAGTATAAATCAACACTGGGAGCTCCTCTCCAAAATCTGACAATATCACTGCAAGGTTTCAattcttttctctttattaCACAGACATCCCTGTGCACAGATGCCGGTGATGGCGTCCTGGTGGAGCCCCCGAAGCGCGGCGGCGACACATGCGTGCCGATGGTTTCATCTCTGTGTCACTGGCAGTGGTCCTGAATCCACTGGCAGAATCTGTGGGAATATTTGGCGGGCCGGACGGTGGAAAAGGCCCTGCCTGGGTAGCGGACACATTTCCACGCATGCTCCAGTCTCTTCTTCCAGCCGTACACAGTGAAGATGTCTATAATGCCCACAAAGTAGCGGTGGTCTGGCCCGTCCACCATGTGGATTGCGTTCTTGCAGTCGGGCAGCAGCCTGCGGTGGTGCTCAAGGAATTCCTGCAGCTCGGAGTCGTGTGTCTCCTGGAGGGGCGCCTCTGATGCCGCCATGGTCTCTGCCGCTGCCGGAGGGCTGGGGGGGTCTGAACCGGCGGGAGTGTCATCTAAGTCCATAGACCTTTGGGAAAGACAAAAGGAATCCACAGAACACAGTCAGAGGGGGGTAAACAGATCACTGAACCCAGGGTCCATCTGTGTCGTGGAACACACTCTGGGGTAAAGACAACACGGTTTATGACATCACGGGTAAAGACAACACGGTTTATGACATCACGGGTAAAGACAACACGGTTTATGACATCACGGGTAATGACTTTGATTGAAAGGCTTTTGGAAGGACCCAAGCTGCAcacagtccccccccctgcatggTAATCACGTGTTTGTGGGGCAGATCGCAGAGAGCGGTCTGGTCTGTTTATCGCTCTTTCGGGGCATTAGGGGGCTTTTCCTTTGCAGAGGCCCAGCGCTCTGGTTGCAGCTGCTCaaagggacacggaacacctacTTTGTGGTGCGAACAACAAGGTTTGCAAAAGAGTGCTTCCCTTCCAGCTCATCGGCGTGCAGCGGCTGAAGGGCCAGCAGGAGGCTGTAGTCCAGCACGCGGATCCCCTGAAGGAAAGCAGCGTCCGCTTTCACTTGGCCGGCAAACCAGGATTCTTCTTGACCTAAAGCAACGGGGGGGCAGGACCTCCGCTTAGTGTGCGTCGGGTGTCTTTAGAGAGTGAGGAGAGTGAGCAGCTCACCTAATGCTATGGACTGTCCTTTGAAGTTGTTGTCCTTCAGCACTTTCAGGGTCTGTTTTCCGCCCTCGTCGGGGTCGGTCCATCTCCCCACCTCGCAGCCCTTGATGTCGTATCTGTGGAGCGTTGAGGTCATTGAGTTCATCAGAGACGCAGAGTAACGTGACACTGGCAGACGCTGTACCTGATGTCGATCCTGTCGTCAGGGTAAAACACGCTCTGCATCACAATGAAGTACTTCTGGAGGACAGACAGGTACTGTGAGGGTAAAGCGTGATGTTTTGACCTATTGTCTGTTATATTAAATCGATGAACTACCTTCATTTGATTGGGAATAACAATCCTGTGGACACCTGGGGAGTGAAAAGAACCCTGGTTAAGTTCGGCCCGTGCACATCTCACCGAACACGACAAAGGCCACCGGGCTGCTCTCACCGAGAAACCGCACCAGCAGGGAGTGGGGGTATTTCTCCAGGTGGTCCATGTACGCCTGCAGGTTGGACAGGAGGAACCTCACCTCGCGTTTGCTCTGGGTCTTTAGGAAGAATCTCTTGTCATTCCTAAAATCAAGAATGGAAAGTGAAGAACAGGGAACGCACACCGACGTGGTAAATCCCCTTTAAACCTACAAGGACAACAGCACGtgtttgctttcttcactgGTTACAGCCACAGAACGACATGGCCACTAGACAAGAAACACAAATGCTCCACGGCGTGTGATGGCATGAACGCCACCGCTGGAGCAAGAGCACCAAACAGAACACAGGTTGAACTCTCCGCTCGTCTCTGGTCTAAGAAGCAGTCGGCCAATCACTCCTTAAAGATAAATGAGTGACATCATCTAAAATACACTGAGGTTTGGGCCCTTCGGCGCCCCGTCGGGGCGTGATGATCCACGAAGACGGGAGCTGCTTTTAAGAGATGAATCGCCTTGAACCCTTTTTGGAAAATGCACGCTTTTCTTGTTAATTTGATCTGTAAAaagtatatttgttttttttaaatgcacagtACTAAGCTTATATCCTTAAAGATTATTAAAATCTATTGCAGAAGGAGGTGCTGGCGGACTGAGCAGTGACTGAAACGCACTGTAAGCGGCTTGGAGCGAGCGTTGGTGTTGGAGGAAGGAGTTTTAGGGTGAAGGCATCGTGGGTGTAGATGAACCTTGAGTTGGGAGGAGTACTCATGGAAGGTGTTGTGTGTAGGTCGCGCTCACGTGATGAAGAAATCAGCCTTGCTCTTGGAGTTACTGACAAACTGCAGGTAGCAGTCCTCTGAGCAGAAGGAGCTCACGTACTCCTCACCGGTGACGTCCACTGAACGCCTCACTTTAGCAAACGCCGATGCTGCGAATGTCAGCATCTCAAACCCCTAGAAGGCAAAGACTCAACGTCACCACGTGGCTTTTAAGCAGCTTGACACAGCAATCCTCACAACGAAATGAACGTGCGAACGCGTGAGAACTAGATAACCGCAATTGGATGGgatgtgaacaaagacaaagctcGTGTCGTCAGCTGCACTCGCCTCGTGACTTTGCTTCACCTTGAACTCCTCGGCTGCAG
Coding sequences:
- the paxx gene encoding protein PAXX isoform X5 codes for the protein MQPTCGARSTRRTRSTSLQRFAVASTEDFIVKLRAACGRGQASVVAHGPSAVVRVRSGSGEQSVALCRLDGPRAARELKEQLFSMAARLTRPDHGSPSASPVKGHRAPPAEFKPQQQNWTPSKAMKKRLPGASLINPGAKRSNVSNVSNVSRTNVPYHITKAPALVVHVPDISEGSCRRRASPLPKRMKRTKRMKTDPPDDVQT
- the paxx gene encoding protein PAXX isoform X3, whose amino-acid sequence is MQPTCGARSTRRTRSTSLQRFAVASTEDFIVKLRAACGRGQASVVAHGPSAVVRVRSGSGEQSVALCRLDGPRAARELKEQLFSMAARLTRPDRKRSAHTLHHSPPCYGSPSASPVKGHRAPPAEFKPQQQNWTPSKAMKKRLPGASLINPGAKRSNVSNVSNVSRTNVPYHITKAPALVVHVPDISEGSCRRRASPLPKRMKRTKRMKTDPPDDVQT
- the paxx gene encoding protein PAXX isoform X1, with protein sequence MEASRTEYCTVRDQRDQPELLCYSRAEHGLSNICLTDAADVWSTEHTEDTLNQFRQRFAVASTEDFIVKLRAACGRGQASVVAHGPSAVVRVRSGSGEQSVALCRLDGPRAARELKEQLFSMAARLTRPDRKRSAHTLHHSPPCYGSPSASPVKGHRAPPAEFKPQQQNWTPSKAMKKRLPGASLINPGAKRSNVSNVSNVSRTNVPYHITKAPALVVHVPDISEGSCRRRASPLPKRMKRTKRMKTDPPDDVQT
- the paxx gene encoding protein PAXX isoform X6, which codes for MEASRTEYCTVRDQRDQPELLCYSRAEHGLSNICLTDAADVWSTEHTEDTLNQFRQRFAVASTEDFIVKLRAACGRGQASVVAHGPSAVVRVRSGSGEQSVALCRLDGPRAARELKEQLFSMAARLTRPDHGSPSASPVKGHRAPPAEFKPQQQNWTPSKAMKKRLPGASLINPGAKRKLQATGVAFAEEDEEDEEDED
- the paxx gene encoding protein PAXX isoform X2, whose translation is MEASRTEYCTVRDQRDQPELLCYSRAEHGLSNICLTDAADVWSTEHTEDTLNQFRQRFAVASTEDFIVKLRAACGRGQASVVAHGPSAVVRVRSGSGEQSVALCRLDGPRAARELKEQLFSMAARLTRPDHGSPSASPVKGHRAPPAEFKPQQQNWTPSKAMKKRLPGASLINPGAKRSNVSNVSNVSRTNVPYHITKAPALVVHVPDISEGSCRRRASPLPKRMKRTKRMKTDPPDDVQT
- the LOC120830533 gene encoding phosphatidylinositol 4-phosphate 5-kinase-like protein 1, which gives rise to MAHAAGSPAAASRRRWWHLRQRWRMVGVFEVNQEHEFYHLTCMMKEGMRAAIQATTETSGQDTPAAEEFKVKQSHEGFEMLTFAASAFAKVRRSVDVTGEEYVSSFCSEDCYLQFVSNSKSKADFFITNDKRFFLKTQSKREVRFLLSNLQAYMDHLEKYPHSLLVRFLGVHRIVIPNQMKKYFIVMQSVFYPDDRIDIRYDIKGCEVGRWTDPDEGGKQTLKVLKDNNFKGQSIALGQEESWFAGQVKADAAFLQGIRVLDYSLLLALQPLHADELEGKHSFANLVVRTTKSMDLDDTPAGSDPPSPPAAAETMAASEAPLQETHDSELQEFLEHHRRLLPDCKNAIHMVDGPDHRYFVGIIDIFTVYGWKKRLEHAWKCVRYPGRAFSTVRPAKYSHRFCQWIQDHCQ
- the paxx gene encoding protein PAXX isoform X4, yielding MEASRTEYCTVRDQRDQPELLCYSRAEHGLSNICLTDAADVWSTEHTEDTLNQFRQRFAVASTEDFIVKLRAACGRGQASVVAHGPSAVVRVRSGSGEQSVALCRLDGPRAARELKEQLFSMAARLTRPDRKRSAHTLHHSPPCYGSPSASPVKGHRAPPAEFKPQQQNWTPSKAMKKRLPGASLINPGAKRKLQATGVAFAEEDEEDEEDED
- the paxx gene encoding protein PAXX isoform X7, whose product is MQPTCGARSTRRTRSTSLQRFAVASTEDFIVKLRAACGRGQASVVAHGPSAVVRVRSGSGEQSVALCRLDGPRAARELKEQLFSMAARLTRPDHGSPSASPVKGHRAPPAEFKPQQQNWTPSKAMKKRLPGASLINPGAKRKLQATGVAFAEEDEEDEEDED